The proteins below are encoded in one region of Limnochorda pilosa:
- a CDS encoding Z1 domain-containing protein, with amino-acid sequence MALGKVQSGKTLSYTSLIALAIDNGYRIIAVLSGTKQTLLEQTYNRLCDDLGANRLSLAAFKNPTPPDLDVIQGVVNQAGSAVLVTLKNPTRLANLRRILGDPELDNYPMLIIDDEGDEASLNTQFRRGRMSAVYRGILELRDELPHHAYVAYTATPQANLLIPIIDGLSPDFGVLLEPGSGYCGGGVFFGQDQDQYVRDIPADEADDEDSQGIPASLRLAIATFLVGAAVRHLREPQGRHAMLIHTAQRRESHRRMHEAVRNLLSLWRSNLTLPSTDPALVELDALFRQGYDDLSRTVEHIPDWASVRQQLPNELAVEVWLVNSLPVGSDPIRTSFRLRNNILVGGNMLGRGVTIDGLAVSYITRRARTETNADTLEQRARWFGYKESYLDLCRIFLPPQLRRDYTELLQHEDDFWDALRRNERQGLSIREWPRMFSLDISMGLRPTRSSVASYRQFRGQGWDVQQIVVEDPVRAQQNVAHVVRFFSVHRPQAHQFGNVEHHLLANCDTTVVVHDLLGRLDMDGTDWEATYTNEFLTRLFVAGALPNLDVLLMSGGRPRRRTKLDNGRINPMQGRSPGRSLDDPEYYPGDSGLHGNRVQLQVHIIRLEVPDAPNSLETTALALYVPADNAHYDLHYVVGSP; translated from the coding sequence TTGGCACTGGGTAAGGTGCAGAGTGGGAAAACCCTCTCGTACACAAGCCTCATAGCACTTGCGATCGATAATGGCTACCGCATCATCGCGGTACTCTCTGGCACAAAGCAGACGCTGCTTGAGCAGACGTATAACCGACTCTGTGATGATCTTGGGGCGAATCGACTATCTCTTGCGGCCTTCAAGAACCCAACGCCACCCGACCTAGATGTCATTCAAGGTGTGGTAAACCAAGCTGGAAGTGCCGTCCTCGTCACGCTCAAGAACCCTACGCGCCTCGCCAACCTCCGGCGTATTCTTGGGGACCCCGAGTTGGACAATTACCCGATGCTGATCATAGATGACGAAGGCGATGAGGCTTCTCTCAACACCCAGTTCAGGCGTGGGAGGATGTCGGCCGTTTACAGAGGCATTCTCGAACTAAGGGACGAGCTCCCACACCATGCTTATGTTGCCTACACAGCAACTCCACAGGCCAACCTCTTGATCCCCATCATTGATGGACTGTCACCTGATTTCGGCGTGCTGCTTGAGCCAGGCAGCGGCTACTGCGGAGGCGGCGTCTTCTTCGGGCAAGACCAGGACCAGTATGTCAGGGATATCCCTGCTGACGAAGCTGATGATGAGGACTCCCAAGGAATACCTGCATCGCTCCGATTGGCGATAGCAACCTTTTTAGTTGGAGCCGCGGTACGCCATTTGCGAGAGCCGCAAGGCCGGCACGCTATGCTGATTCATACTGCACAACGGCGCGAGAGTCACAGACGTATGCACGAGGCAGTTCGCAATCTGCTATCTCTCTGGCGTAGTAACCTTACACTGCCTTCCACCGATCCCGCGCTAGTAGAGTTGGATGCGCTCTTTCGCCAAGGCTACGATGACCTCAGTCGTACAGTTGAGCATATCCCAGACTGGGCAAGCGTTCGACAACAGCTTCCAAATGAATTGGCTGTCGAAGTCTGGCTGGTGAATAGCCTACCCGTTGGTAGTGATCCTATTCGAACTTCCTTTCGCTTGCGCAATAACATCCTTGTCGGAGGGAACATGCTGGGACGAGGCGTCACTATTGATGGCCTGGCTGTAAGCTACATCACACGCCGCGCGAGGACTGAGACCAACGCTGACACCCTCGAGCAGCGGGCGCGGTGGTTTGGGTACAAGGAGTCATACCTTGACTTGTGTCGCATCTTCCTTCCACCGCAACTGCGCCGCGACTACACTGAGCTTCTTCAGCACGAGGACGACTTCTGGGATGCTCTAAGGCGCAATGAGCGCCAGGGCCTGTCAATTCGAGAGTGGCCGCGTATGTTTAGCCTGGATATATCTATGGGATTGCGCCCTACGCGATCCTCTGTTGCGAGTTATCGGCAGTTCAGAGGCCAGGGCTGGGACGTGCAGCAGATTGTTGTCGAAGACCCGGTTCGAGCGCAGCAGAATGTCGCGCACGTGGTCCGGTTCTTCTCTGTTCATAGGCCGCAGGCCCATCAGTTTGGCAATGTTGAGCACCACCTCTTGGCCAACTGCGATACCACCGTGGTCGTTCATGACCTCCTTGGGCGGCTTGACATGGACGGAACAGACTGGGAGGCAACCTACACCAACGAGTTTCTTACTAGGCTCTTTGTTGCGGGCGCCTTGCCGAACCTGGATGTCCTACTGATGTCCGGCGGTCGTCCACGGAGGCGGACAAAGCTGGATAACGGTCGAATCAACCCGATGCAGGGCCGGTCACCCGGGAGATCACTCGACGACCCGGAGTACTATCCCGGAGATAGCGGTCTGCACGGGAACCGTGTGCAGCTCCAGGTGCACATCATACGACTGGAGGTCCCTGATGCACCCAATTCGCTGGAAACGACGGCCCTAGCTCTCTACGTTCCGGCGGATAACGCTCACTACGATCTGCATTATGTGGTGGGGAGTCCATGA
- a CDS encoding ATP-binding protein, with protein MTTVNIRPAVSVYATYRRLSYKPWYAIAEFMDNATQSYFDHREALLEAYRGEDPDHLHIEVVYDADANSLTIRDNAHGMNVEELTRAVVLDSPPPNRTGRCEYGMGLKTAACWFGSTWTIRTTRLDEPSELEVTVHVPDLIDRKYESLNIIERSAPRSSHYTVIAIQGLYKPIRGRTPARIRDQLGSMYRQDLRSGEIEILWNGGPISFQEPPILEEEVDGERITWRKPLSFVVPAELASSPLRVTGWVGIRIPGNQRDAGFALLRRGRVVVGGPGEGYKPTEIFGQGNTFRSQRLVGELHLDEWPVTQAKDAFDWSGGLEDAFIDALKSACQDYMDRAEGYRERGRSVSSSDMEFASERPRRVFTDTRFGSAIAQELKFPDPPAREVEETRDVVKLRDVSAGPVQYSLDVGSDTWTFKLHWQDQLSEAHWMHVHYPQDHEIHVFLNMAHPFFAPYLHRPEFLELLQTFVLALALAEKMARQTSSNGLVAPSDFRNYMNKILRRASEIEVNHGD; from the coding sequence GTGACCACCGTCAATATCCGCCCGGCAGTTAGCGTCTATGCAACGTATCGAAGGCTTAGCTACAAGCCCTGGTACGCCATCGCGGAGTTCATGGACAATGCGACTCAGAGTTACTTCGACCACCGCGAGGCATTACTCGAGGCCTATCGTGGAGAAGACCCAGACCATCTCCACATTGAAGTCGTTTACGACGCCGATGCGAACAGTCTCACCATCCGGGATAACGCGCATGGGATGAATGTTGAGGAGTTGACCAGGGCTGTAGTGCTTGACAGCCCCCCGCCAAATCGAACCGGGCGATGTGAGTACGGGATGGGTCTCAAGACGGCAGCATGTTGGTTTGGGAGCACCTGGACAATCCGAACCACTCGACTGGACGAGCCCAGCGAACTCGAGGTAACCGTGCATGTTCCCGACCTTATCGATCGCAAGTACGAGTCCCTGAACATCATAGAGCGCAGCGCCCCGCGTTCTAGCCACTACACTGTTATCGCTATTCAGGGACTGTACAAACCCATTCGTGGTCGCACACCGGCGCGCATCAGAGATCAACTCGGTAGCATGTACCGTCAAGACCTGCGGTCTGGTGAGATCGAGATTCTTTGGAACGGAGGACCCATTAGCTTCCAAGAGCCCCCTATTCTGGAGGAAGAAGTCGACGGCGAGCGGATTACGTGGCGAAAACCACTCTCCTTCGTGGTGCCGGCCGAGCTAGCGAGTTCACCGTTGCGCGTCACCGGGTGGGTCGGGATACGCATACCCGGTAACCAGCGTGACGCGGGTTTTGCTCTCCTCCGGAGGGGGCGTGTCGTGGTAGGCGGGCCTGGTGAGGGCTACAAGCCGACTGAGATTTTCGGACAGGGCAACACTTTTCGTTCTCAACGACTGGTCGGCGAGCTTCACCTAGACGAATGGCCCGTTACTCAGGCTAAGGACGCTTTTGACTGGTCGGGAGGGCTTGAGGACGCGTTCATAGATGCTCTCAAGAGCGCATGTCAGGATTACATGGACAGGGCTGAGGGATACCGTGAGCGTGGCCGCTCAGTCAGCAGCAGCGACATGGAGTTTGCATCGGAAAGACCGCGGCGTGTTTTCACTGATACCCGTTTTGGCTCAGCGATCGCACAGGAACTGAAGTTCCCCGATCCACCTGCAAGGGAAGTAGAGGAGACGCGTGACGTCGTGAAGCTTCGGGATGTTAGCGCCGGGCCCGTGCAGTACAGTCTAGACGTTGGTTCCGATACCTGGACCTTCAAGTTGCATTGGCAAGACCAACTGAGCGAAGCGCACTGGATGCACGTGCACTATCCGCAGGATCACGAGATCCACGTCTTCCTCAATATGGCGCACCCATTCTTTGCACCGTATCTGCATCGACCAGAGTTCCTGGAACTCCTGCAGACATTCGTATTGGCCCTTGCCCTAGCTGAAAAGATGGCACGGCAGACCTCTTCTAATGGTCTTGTTGCGCCTAGTGATTTCAGGAATTACATGAACAAGATCCTTCGACGCGCGTCTGAGATTGAGGTGAATCATGGAGACTAA